The Spinacia oleracea cultivar Varoflay chromosome 2, BTI_SOV_V1, whole genome shotgun sequence DNA segment ttctatTCCGGTTTCAGATGATcatgggatcgattctcatccccgcccttgtggctcatttacacccaaaaaaaattatcaaactTACATACACAAATATATGTACTCCGGTCGTTCCATCGAGATGTTCCAATTTTCATAATACACGTTTTCAATTTGGGACTTTAAccattaataactttatttcatacttcctccgtcttttaatactcgcaacgttcagacttttgtcactattcatataatttattttgactattcgtagtgttttttatataagataaaacatagtcatgtgagatcttgttagattcgtctcaatgtgtattttcaaaatatcaactttttataatttttgcataaagagaatttaagatataaatgatcaaagttgtgcattggcatacGTAAAACTACCAAACAttacgagtattaaaagacggaggaagtataattgatattatgaattaattatatttacacAAATGTAATAAGACCTCATATACTACATATGTAGTACAATAATATTCTCCCTCTATTTCATTAAGACGTTCTAGATTTATCGTTATGACTATATAGATAGTGAAGGGAACATCTTAACGGAATGGATGGACAAATTGCTTACTCGTTAATCGTttattaattgatgcaaattgCTAGTTTTTTTTTAGTATTCACTTCTTCATATTTGTCCTATGTGTTTGGTTATGACTACATTTGATGAGGTTTCTAACAATTTCATTATTAATCTATAGAAATACGACCAAAACCATATTTGTAAAATGTAGTCTACTTTTAAAAACAATTTTGtctaagagaaaaaaaaaatcaaataatggAGAAAAATACCAACTACGTACTATGGTCTACTAGTCTACTACGGAGTACCATGCTATATGATCATATATCAAATTggattaattaattttgattaattcatCTTCTACTACTACTTAAAGTCTTAAACCAAAGTAATCTAGTACATAAAAACCCAATCAATAACCAAAATTCTAAGAAGAAAATTAAAGTTAATTATGAACCCTGATGAGGCACCCCCGTCTAAAGATGAAGCACCCCAATCCAAAGATGAGGCACCACCGACTAAAGACGAAGCACCCGAGTCAAAAGACGAGGCACCCACGGCTAAAGACGAAGCACCCGAGTCAAAAGACGAGGCACCCCAACCCAAAGACGAGGCAGCCCCAATCCCATCTGACGAGGCACCCCCGTCTCAAGAAATAACGTACATGGATCATGTTATGTCTCGTCATGAACAGAAAGGATGCGCATATGCAGCGTAAGTTTGTTctccttattctttcttttttaccTTTCATTTTAGTACATAACAATACTTCGTAATATAGTTTGTCTCTTTTTAATTTCAAACTAGATGACTATATTACGAAGTATTGTTATGTACtacgtagtactccctccgtccctaatattcgcaccggtttgaccggtgcggagtttgaaacatttgaattgacttattaatttaatgggtgttagttgatagtgggtatttttttaatatagttagtgggaaatgtgtaagggctggggagtggtgagtggggtgggaagtggtgagtgggggctgcatttttaaatgtttttttaatagggagtaggggtgtaggtgggttagtaggtaagtgtgagaaataatataatattggtaaaaaatttcatttataaaagcagtgcaagtattaagggacgacccgaaaaggaaagcggtacgagtattaaggggcggagggagtacaatttaGTGTTAACAAGTACTTCATCTGTTtgacgcaatttagaaggtggaccatggtgcacgtAGAGCATGGTACACCTTAAGAACAttagtatataattgaaagaatttctggttacgagaaaagaacatgagtattttttttatttaggtttttaataaatagtaaaataatatattatttttataacaaaaaagtgaaatattatatcgcatgttcttttgccaTAGTATCATGTTCTTTTActtatgcacatatgttcttttggtgcaccatgctctatgtgcaccacggtccatagtccacaGATTGTCTGTTTGAGAATAAATGACACAGTCAACATTTGCAAACATGTCAATGCAATAGTTTGACCATTAATATATGTAAATAAATATTAAtgtaaattatattaaaaaaaattgaaaaatatttaataccTCTTTTAACAACATATCACCTAAAAActtttgctttaaatatgttaaTAAAACTCTACTCGGTagtatacaacaacaacaacaacaacaaagacttcgtcccaaaatgatttggagTCGGCTGCCTAACATGAATCGTTGTAGGAGATTGTCATTgacaccaatcaaaccagaaaggagcagaaagtatataaataaaaaaaaaaagtcaaatgtGTCTGTTATTCTGAAACGGGGGAGCACGCCCAATATGGCAACTAGCTAGTTAGCTAGTTTGAGTTAACAGGTCTTTGTTGTTGTGTTGAATGCAGTTTGTTTGCATTGTGTTGCTGTTTCTGCTGCTACGGAACCTGCGAATGCTGCCTCGGTATCCTCTGTTGTTGCTGCTAAGCAGAAGCTATCGAGCTAGTTTCATAAAGAAACTATGTCTATGCACTTTGCTGTATATTACAATTCTATGTCATTGTATAATGTTTTTGTATTAATTTGGAAGTTTGTATCATATTGTGCctctttatttattacatttatgTAATTGATTCGGTGTTTCGACAAATACTCCATAATCAAGTGGTTATTCAACCGAACTTATGAGTTCACGAGTTCCAAACTTATCTCTTTCAAGTCTTATTTAGGCTGTTAGTCTCATTATGCTACTATGAAGTACAACCCTTTGTTATGCTCGCCTCGTTTCCACTtgtttcagcaaaaataagtttagataaattgggataatataagtaaagaaaaattaagcattactcaaatacaatttgtaactaaaataagttttgataaaatcACTTgagaaaaataagtaaaataatcCGGTGAAAGTATACATCCTAAATTTGTCAACTATTCACTTTACAAATTTGTCTTGTTATGGGTATAcgagtcttttttttttaaatccatTTGATGAGGCatctaaataaatttataaagcatttcgaaGTAGTTTCATTCAACAcgtttaaattttaaaatagaaaattttctttggatatgttattttttaattgttttatacTTTTATGTGGAGATATGTTAAATACGGGTTTGGGTCGCGCTCATTATCAAGAGAGAGAGGCTCATTTAACAACTCCAAAGGAGtttccaccttaaaaccatatgacAATAAGAGGAGTCGCCCCTTGGCCTTATTAAGTGTTTAACTCTCTTCAATGTGGAACTCTCACGcgtgatgtttcatgggtcagatCTTGACGAGATATGACTGGAATATTCACTGTACAAGTGATTGTATCATCGTTGATGTACATTTCTAAGGCTATTTATTTGCTATATGCTCGTTGGAAGCTTCAAACAGACAAATAAGCAACAGAATATTTAGCTTTGTTTGTACCTAATACTACGCACAAGGTTATACATAGGAAATTGCCGAGATGCTGAGATGTAAGTCATGGAAACCACCATAGAGTACCCTACTTTGAAAATAACTgtaattttaatataatttgGGAGAAATAATAAAACGCCATATGATGGAGAAGTATACCAACTTGCAATAAGTCACATTGAATTGATATACTGAGTTATCCATATCACACACACATGtgaatgattttattggttgaTGTCACGTGTGACAAGAAATCAAGAACAAAATACTACAGTACATAAAACAAGATCATATATAGCTTAATAGCTCAACCAACAAACATAAACCAATCACCAAAACTCAAAGAAGAgatagagaaagagaaagagaaagagagtaaAAATGTACTCAGATCAACcacctctagttcaagaaataacATACTATGATCATGTTAAGAGACGCCACCACGAGAAAGGATGCATCTATGCAGCGTTCGTTTtctttaaactctaaaacttgtTGTTAATACTTAATAGTGTGACTTATACTAAGATTATTGATTTTAACAAGTAGTACTAAATCTGGTTTAAGTAAGCCTGTTTTTTCTGGTATGTTGAATGCAGTTGTTTCGCGTTATGCTGCTGCTTTTGCTGCTATGAAACCTGTGAATGCTGCTTCGATATCCTCTGCTGTTGCTGTTAAGCAGAAGCATTCATTTCAGAAACAAACCGTGTCTGTACTACTGTATAGTACTACTTTGAGAATGGAATTTGTAATGGATTAAGATGGGTTTGTATCTTTGATTTTGTAAAGTTCTGTCTTGTTTCAATAAGAACATCatgtttgtaatttgtaaagtGCTGTCTTATTAACTTCATCTATGTAATTGTTTGGTGTTCCAAAATATTCAACAACTATTGCTACATACTTGTATCAACTACTTGTATTTCTAACAGACAACTTCAATCTTCAGAGTTCAGACTAAACAGAGAAATGTACATGTGAACTCATTTCAAAACGCCAAAAAAGAGAAGAGATTAAACTAGAATGTCAGGATTTCTTCCTTTGGGGTGTGTAGTCAGATCAGCTCAGCATTTAGAAGAGTAAATCTTAAGACTGTAATATCTTCAACATTTAGAATCAAAGGAGTCTCAGAATATGTACACACAGGCAACAGAAGTCAGCAGGGTGGTGAGCAGTATCGAGACAAAATTGACACCATTGTTGTCGAGGATATCAACACCACAGATACGCTTAACAGTGCGTCCAGGTTTCCCAACAACCTTCAATTGGCAATTTAAAACTGATAAGTAAATATTAACagtatcatcaattcatcatgcAAGTTGGCAAATGCAGAAAGAGAAACTCTGAAATTGCGGCAAGAGTGACAACATAAGAAAGATTTTAGTTACTCTGTATCATACAAAGACATGTTCAAAATCTTTCCTAGTTTCATGTAATATTACAAACTGAAGCAGATGTGTAAAATCTTTCACAAAAAGCCTTTAGCGATGGTTCCCAGGCATGGAattaaaatagagaaaaaaataGCATAAAGAGCACAAATTCCAAGACTTTATATAATCAGGTTTATGCGAGCATACACATAAGCATCACAATTTGAAGTCAGCAATATATCAGAATGCAGAACCTATGGAGCAAGGAAGAAGGTTTGCAGGCCACACCCACGTTAGGTCACCTATAGGGGTGGGTGGGGATGGTTACCAAAACCAGTTGatgtatataaaaaaaatcaaagatagttggaaagagttgcagcAAAATAATAGTAACAGAAGTGTGCAGAATAGTTGTAAGCAATGATGTTGTCAACTGGCACGAGAGCAACAATGACAACAAATAAAATCTAGATACACGTGTGGGGTACAATGAAGGACTGTACTAGGACAAACAAAATTGATGATAGAAAACATTAATAAGAGACAGATATTGTAGTAAAATCTTCAACAAACATTGATTTGAACATGTAAAAGAAAAACGAAAGTAATGTTTAAGAGTATGAGGCGAATCTCTGACATGACATTCTTTGTTATTTATGAGTATATGAGCTTTGAATTTGATTTATTCAGCCAATTATGCTCATGGACTGTCGGGAAATATAAAAGAATTTACCTTATTACGAACAGTACAAAATCCGCTAAATTGCAGCGTTGCCCCCAACAACGAATCTAGCAAACTGCCAAATAGTCCTGCCAGTGTTGCAATGGGTATTACCAGAAGTTGTTTCAGAGCAACATCAGAAGGACAGTTAGTCGTGAAAAATCCCAACACAGAGAATGTAAGTCCAACTAAACAGCCTCCAGCTGCAGCTGCCAAGAGCCCTGTTTTGGTGACACCACCATTTGTACCCTTGCGAACTGACTGATAGGCATGAAAAAAAAAGGTCAGAATAAGCACCTTAAAATAAACTTTCTTAAAGCGGCAAAATATTTAGGAGCCATACAGTTTTAATATCCAGAATGACTTCCAAATAGGATTAGAACAAACAGAGCAACAGGAGTTATACAATATGTAGGGGTGGCTCGGGTGAGGGTCCACACAATCAACAAACAAATAATGCTCATATGTAaccagttttttattttttttcaaatgaaCATTCATACTTG contains these protein-coding regions:
- the LOC110779365 gene encoding uncharacterized protein, which produces MNPDEAPPSKDEAPQSKDEAPPTKDEAPESKDEAPTAKDEAPESKDEAPQPKDEAAPIPSDEAPPSQEITYMDHVMSRHEQKGCAYAALFALCCCFCCYGTCECCLGILCCCC